In a single window of the Frondihabitans peucedani genome:
- a CDS encoding histidine phosphatase family protein, translating into MRLELIRHGQTDWNLNDQLQGSSDIPLNETGREQAHQAAQLLAPYRWSAIVSSPLMRARETAQIIADQLGIELGAAYPELIERDYASREGTVSTTRIPDEPDAEYPDIEPRDSVAARGMAALEDIRDTRLPLDGDDANIVVVCHGTIIRFLLSALIGREVGHIDNAAANTIEWADGQWRVLTINNEPVAEAA; encoded by the coding sequence ATGCGCCTCGAACTGATCCGACACGGACAGACCGACTGGAACCTCAACGACCAGCTCCAGGGGTCGTCCGACATCCCGCTCAACGAGACGGGCCGCGAGCAGGCGCACCAGGCTGCGCAGCTGCTCGCGCCCTACCGCTGGAGCGCCATCGTCTCGTCGCCGCTCATGCGGGCGCGCGAGACGGCCCAGATCATCGCCGACCAGCTCGGCATCGAGCTCGGTGCCGCCTACCCGGAGCTCATCGAGCGCGACTACGCGTCGCGCGAGGGCACCGTGTCGACGACGAGGATCCCCGACGAGCCGGACGCCGAGTACCCCGACATCGAGCCCCGCGACTCCGTCGCCGCCCGCGGCATGGCCGCCCTGGAGGACATCCGCGACACGCGGCTCCCCCTGGACGGCGACGACGCGAACATCGTCGTCGTCTGCCACGGCACGATCATCCGCTTCCTGCTCTCGGCCCTCATCGGGCGCGAGGTCGGGCACATCGACAACGCGGCGGCCAACACGATCGAGTGGGCGGACGGCCAGTGGCGCGTGCTGACGATCAACAACGAGCCGGTGGCCGAGGCCGCGTAG